Genomic window (Streptomyces sp. NBC_01431):
GGCGCCACGGTCACGGTGCGACGCACCGGGGACCTGTGGCGCGTCCGGGTCGAGTCCGCCACGCCCGGCCCGCACCATTTGGCACTGACGCTGAGCGCCGAGGCGGCGGCGCTGGCGGAGGACACGCTGGGAGAGCCCTCGTGAAGCACTGGGAGGCAGGACTCGCCGGCTGGCCGGAGGGAGGGTTTTCGGGGCGGTGGGTCGCGGGTCCTGTGGTCCGGCTGGGGCGCGGTCTCTTGGGTCCGTGGGTGAGGGGCGCGCGGCGTGGTGATCGGGGTTCCGCCACGGTCTGGGTGGCGCTGACGGCCGCCACGATGTGCGCGGTGTTCGCCGCCGTACTCGGGCTCGGGCAGGTGGTGGCCGCCCGGCACCGGGCCGGCGGCGCCGCCGACCTGGCCGCGCTCGCCGCAGCCGACCGGGCCCTGTGGGGCTCGCCGGACGCCTGCGCCAAGGCAGCCGAGGTGGCCCGTGCTCAGGGGGCCGAGTTGGTGCGCTGTTCGGTGGCCGGGGAGATCGCGGACGTACGGGTGCGGGCGAGGTTCGGTCCGTACGGGCCGACGGTCAGGTCGCGGGCGGGGCCGGCACGGGCTCTTCCGGGGCTCCCCGCAGCAGTTCCGTGAGCAGGCGGACGGCGCCCCGCTTGTGCAGGGGGTCGTTGCCGTTGCCGCACTTGGGCGACTGGATGCACGACGGGCAGCCGGCCTCGCACTCGCAGGACGCGATCGCCTCGCGGGTCGCGGTCAGCCACCGTGCGGCCGTGTGGAAGGCGCGCTCGGCGAATCCGGCGCCGCCCGGGTTGCCGTCGTACACGAAGACCGTCGGGAGCAGCGTGTCCGGGTGCAGCGGGACGGACACGCCGCCGATGTCCCAGCGGTCGCAGGTGGCGAAGAGCGGCAGCATCCCGATGGAGGCGTGCTCGGCGGCGTGCAGGGCGCCGCCGAGGATCTCCGGGTTGATGCGGGCGGCATCGAGCTGGTCCTCGGTGACCGTCCACCACACGGCCCGGGTGCGCAGGGTGCGGGGCGGCAGGTCGAGCTTGGTCTCGCCCAGGACCTCGCCGGTGATGAGTTTGCGGCGCAGGAAGGAGACGACCTGATTGGTGACTTCGACGGAGCCGTAGCACAGGCGGCCGGCGCCCCAGGGGATCTCGGTGTCGGTTTCCAGGACGGAGATGGCGGTGGTGTCCCTGGCGACGGTCGAGTAGGGCGGATTGGCCTCCTCGACGAGGGCGGCGGAATCCTCCAGGTCGAGGTGTTTCACCAGGTACGTACGGCCCTGGTGGAGGTGGACGGCGCCGTCGTGCACGGCGGTGTGCGCGGCGGACGCGTCGACGGTGCCGAGCAGCCGTCCCGTCGAGGCCTCGACCACCTGGACCGGGCGGCCGCCGCCGCCCCGGATGTCGGTGAGGTCGGCGGCCCGCTCGCGGCGGGTCCAGAACCATCCGTTGCTACGGCGCCGCAGCAACCCCGCCTGCTCCAGCTGGGGCATGAGGGCCGCGCTCGCCGGGCCGAACAGTTCGAGGTCGGGCTCGGTGAGCGGCTGCTCGGCCGCTGCCGCGCAGAGGTGGGGGGCCAGGACGTACGGGTTGTCGGGGTCGAGGACGGTGGACTCTACTGGCTGCTGGAACAGCGCCTCGGGGTGATGGACGAGGTAGGTGTCCAGCGGGTCGTCGCGGGCGATCAGGACGGCGAGCGCGCCCTGGCCCGAGCGCCCGGCCCGGCCCGCCTGCTGCCACAGCGAGGCTCGGGTGCCGGGGTAGCCCGCGATCAGTACGGCGTCCAGGCCCGAGACGTCGATGCCGAGTTCCAGGGCGGTGGTCGCGGCCAGGCCCAGGAGTTCGCCGGAGTGCAGGGCCTGCTCCAGGGCGCGGCGCTCCTCGGGGAGGTAGCCGCCCCGGTAGGCGGCGACGCGGCGGGCGAGGGCCCGGTCGACCTCGTACAGGCGCTCCTGGGTGATGACGGAGATCAGCTCGGCACCCCGCCGGGAGCGGACGAAGGCGACCGTGCGGACCCCCTGAACGGCCAGGTCGGTCAGGAGGTCGGCGGTCTCGGCGATGGCGGTACGGCGGACCGGGGCGCCCTTCTCGCCGGGCAGCTCGGTCAGCGGGGGCTCCCACAGGGCGAAGACCAGCTCGCCACGCGGGGAGGCGTCGTCGGCCACCTCGACGACGGGCAGGCCGGTCAGACGGCCCGCGGCGAGGGCGGGCTCGGCGGCGGTGGCGGAGGCGAGCAGGAAGACCGGGTCGGCGCCGTAGCGGGCGCACAGGCGGCGAAGGCGGCGCAGGACCTGGGCGACGTGCGAGCCGAAGACGCCGCGGTAGGTGTGGCACTCGTCGATGACGACATAGCGCAGGGCGCGCAGGAAGGAGGACCACCTGGGGTGGGAGGGGAGTATGCCCAGGTGCAGCATGTCCGGATTGGTGAGGACGTAGTTGGCGTACTGGCGCACCCATTCGCGTTCCTCGACCGGCGTGTCGCCGTCGTACACGGCGGGCCGGATCGCGTTGCCCAGCGGGGCCGCCATGGCCTTCACCGAGCGGCGCTGGTCGGCGGCCAGGGCCTTGGTCGGGGCGAGGTAGAGGGCGGTGGCGCCGCGTCCGTTCGGGGCCTCGGAGCCGTCCAGGAGGGTGCTGAGGACCGGCGCCAGGTAGGCCAGGGACTTGCCGGACGCCGTGCCGGTGGCGATCACCACCGATTCGCCGTTCAGGGCGTGCTCGGCGGCGGTGGCCTGGTGGGCCCAGGGGTGATCGATGCCGGCGTCCTGGATGGCGTTGATCACTTCCGGGCGGATGAGGTGCGGCCACACTGCATGACGTCCTGCGCGCGGGGGCAAGTGCTCCGTATGAGTGATGCGCGCAGCCCGGCCCACCCCTGCGGTGAGCCGGTCGAGGACCGTGCCGGGGTCGGGTCGTTCACCCGTGCTGTCGGCGGGTGTTCTGGGGCGGTGATTCCTGGCCATCGGCACCGAGTGTGTCACTGGTGTAGCGGACAATGGTCCCAAGGCGTCGTGCATGGCTGCTGGTAAGTGATTGAATGCCATCGCGGCTGGCGATCCGTTCTCTGGCTCCGCCGGGGAGACCTAGGGAGCGGCCGCTCGATAGCAAGGTGCTGGAGGATCCGTGGACCTGTCCCTGTCGACTCGCAATGTGTCCGGCCCTGGTGGCGACCGTACGGTCGTCGAGGTCGGTGGCGAGATTGATGTGTATACCGCGCCCAAGCTGCGCGAGCAGTTGGTCGAGTTGGTGAACGACGGCAGCTACCACCTGGTTGTCGACATGGAGGGCGTGGACTTCCTCGACTCCACGGGCCTCGGCGTGCTCGTGGGCGGGCTCAAGCGTGTGCGTGCGCACGAGGGCTCCCTGCGCCTGGTCTGCAACCAGGAGCGCATTTTGAAGATCTTCCGGATCACGGGACTCACCAAGGTGTTCCCGATCCACGGCTCGGTCGACGAGGCCGTCAACGCGACCGACTGACGGCGGCCGTCCGCGGACGGCTCCGGAGGAAGGACAGGGGCACCGGGTGGCAGTTTGGCCCGGGGCCCCTGAGAGGTACGCCCGTACGTTCGAGGGGGATCGCCATGGCCACCGTTGAACTCCGTTTCAGTGCCCAGCCCGAGCACGTCCGCACGGCCCGCCTCGTGGCGGCCGCGGTGGCGCGCCGGGCCGGGGTCGATGAGGCAGTGCTCGACGAGGTCAGACTCGCCGTCGGCGAGGCGTGCAGCCGTGCTGTCGGGCTGCACCGTACGCACGGCGTCGACGCGCCCGTGCGCGTCATCCTGACCGAGGAGGAGAAGACGTTCTCCATCGAGGTCGGCGACGAGGTGCCCGGGTCGGGCGGTTCCGCTTCGGCGGTGCCGGGTGTGCGCGGCCCGGCCCCCGACGACGAACTCGACAGCGGGGAGGACGAAATGGGCCTCGCTGTCATCAGTGGGCTTGTGGACGATGTGGAGGTCAGCTCCGGCGAGTCCGGGGGTGTCATCCGGATGAGCTGGCCGACCACACCGACGACGGTGCTTCCCTGATCCACTTGTTTTTGATATTGAGACGGGCCCTGCTGAGCAGGGCCTTTTTCTTTTCCTTGATCCAGATTTCGTGGCCCGTTCCTAGATCGATGATCAAGCGTCAATGCGTTTGCCCCATTACCGCTTTCGGGGTCACTTTCGTGACCGGATCTCTCTCTGGTGGGCCGATGAAGGTCAATTCCATTTGCGGCGCCCTGTTTTGATCGTGTTCCGCTCCCTACAATCCGTCCACATCTTGAGCTCTGAGCGTCAAGGAGGACGAATGGCGGGGCTCTTCAACCCAACGGAACTCGACCACCCCACATCTCTCGCGGCCGCGGTACTGACCGACGGCAACCGGCTGATCGTGATCGTCATCGCGGGTGTCGCGCTGGCGGCCCTGATCGTGGCGCAATTGCTGGTGCGCCAGGTCCTCGCGGCCGGCGAGGGAACCGAATCGATGAAGAAGATCGCGGCTGCCGTGCAGGAAGGCGCAAACGCCTATCTGACCCGGCAGTTGCGCACCCTCGGCGTCTTCGCCGTCGTGGTGTTCTTCCTGCTGTTCCTGCTGCCGTCCGACAACTGGTCGCAGCGCGTAGGCCGTTCGGTGTTCTTCCTGATCGGCGCCGTCTTCTCGGCGACGACGGGATACATCGGCATGCGTCTGGCCGTGCGCGCGAATGTGCGCGTCGCGGCCGCCGCCCGCGAAGCGACTCCCGCGGAAGGCGAACCCGAAAAAGATCTCACCGCGGTCTCCCACAAGGCGATGAAGATCGCTTTCCGTACCGGCGGTGTCGTCGGCATGTTCACGGTGGGCCTCGGCCTGCTCGGCGCTTCCTGCGTCGTGCTCGTGTACGCGGCCGACGCGCCCAAGGTCCTTGAGGGCTTCGGCCTCGGCGCCGCACTGATCGCCATGTTCATGCGTGTCGGCGGCGGCATCTTCACCAAGGCCGCCGACGTCGGCGCCGACCTGGTCGGCAAGGTCGAACAGGGCATCCCCGAGGACGACCCGCGCAATGCCGCCACCATCGCGGACAACGTGGGCGACAACGTCGGCGACTGCGCCGGCATGGCGGCCGACCTGTTCGAGTCGTACGCCGTGACCCTCGTCGCGGCCCTGATCCTCGGCAAGGCGGCGTTCGGCGACTCGGGCCTCGCCTTCCCGCTGATCGTCCCGGCGATCGGCGTGGTCACCGCGATGATCGGTATCTTCGCGGTCGCCCCGCGGCGCGCCGACCGCAGCGGAATGTCGGCGATCAACCGCGGGTTCTTCATCTCGGCGGTGATCTCGCTCGCCCTGGTGGCCGTCGCGGTCTTCGTCTATCTGCCGTCCTCGTACGCCAAGTTGAACGGCGTGACGGACGAAGTGATCAAGAACCACAACGGTGATCCGCGGGTCCTGGCGCTCGTCGCCGTGGCCATCGGCATCGTGCTCGCGGCGCTGATCCAGCAGTTGACGGGGTACTTCACCGAAACCACCCGGCGTCCCGTCCGCGACATCGGCAAGTCCTCGCTCACGGGGCCCGCCACCGTCGTCCTGGCCGGTATCTCCATCGGGCTCGAATCGGCCGTCTACACCGCTCTGTTGATCGGCCTCGGCGTGTACGGGGCCTTCCTGCTCGGCGGCACCTCGGTCATGCTCGCGCTGTTCGCGGTGGCCCTCGCCGGAACCGGTCTGCTGACCACGGTCGGCGTCATCGTCGCCATGGACACCTTCGGTCCGGTCTCCGACAACGCCCAGGGCATCGCGGAGATGTCCGGCGACGTCCAGGGCGCCGGCGCCCAGGTGCTCACCGATCTGGACGCCGTGGGCAACACCACCAAGGCCATCACCAAGGGCATCGCGATCGCGACCGCGGTGCTCGCGGCCTCGGCGCTCTACGGCTCGTTCAAGGACGCCATCGGCACGGCCGTCAAGGACGTCCACGCGAAGGCCGGCGAGCTGACCTTGAACATGGACATCTCCCAGCCCAACAACCTGGTCGGGCTGATGCTGGGCGCGGCGGTCGTGTTCCTCTTCTCGGGGCTCGCGATCAACGCCGTTTCCCGGTCGGCCGGTTCGGTGGTCTTCGAGGTGCGGCGGCAGTTCCGCGAGCACCCCGGGATCATGGACTACACCGAGCAGCCGGAGTACGGGCGCGTCGTCGACATCTGCACCAAGGACGCGCTGCGCGAGCTGGCCACCCCCGGTCTGCTCGCGGTGCTGGCCCCCATCACGGTCGGCTTCACGCTCGGCGTCGGCGCGCTCGGCTCGTACCTTGCGGGCGCGATCGGCACCGGCACCCTGATGGCGGTCTTCCTCGCCAATTCGGGCGGTGCCTGGGACAACGCCAAGAAGTTGGTCGAGGACGGCCACTTCGGCGGCAAGGGCAGCGAGGCGCACGCCGCCACCGTCATCGGCGACACCGTCGGTGATCCGTTCAAGGACACCGCGGGTCCGGCGATCAACCCGCTGCTGAAGGTGATGAACCTGGTCGCGCTCCTGATCGCGCCGGCCATCGTCAAGTTCAGTTACGGCGACGACGCAAACCCAGTCGTTCGAGGGATTGTGGCGGCGCTCGCCGCGATC
Coding sequences:
- a CDS encoding Rv3654c family TadE-like protein; the encoded protein is MRGARRGDRGSATVWVALTAATMCAVFAAVLGLGQVVAARHRAGGAADLAALAAADRALWGSPDACAKAAEVARAQGAELVRCSVAGEIADVRVRARFGPYGPTVRSRAGPARALPGLPAAVP
- a CDS encoding DEAD/DEAH box helicase codes for the protein MAFNHLPAAMHDALGPLSATPVTHSVPMARNHRPRTPADSTGERPDPGTVLDRLTAGVGRAARITHTEHLPPRAGRHAVWPHLIRPEVINAIQDAGIDHPWAHQATAAEHALNGESVVIATGTASGKSLAYLAPVLSTLLDGSEAPNGRGATALYLAPTKALAADQRRSVKAMAAPLGNAIRPAVYDGDTPVEEREWVRQYANYVLTNPDMLHLGILPSHPRWSSFLRALRYVVIDECHTYRGVFGSHVAQVLRRLRRLCARYGADPVFLLASATAAEPALAAGRLTGLPVVEVADDASPRGELVFALWEPPLTELPGEKGAPVRRTAIAETADLLTDLAVQGVRTVAFVRSRRGAELISVITQERLYEVDRALARRVAAYRGGYLPEERRALEQALHSGELLGLAATTALELGIDVSGLDAVLIAGYPGTRASLWQQAGRAGRSGQGALAVLIARDDPLDTYLVHHPEALFQQPVESTVLDPDNPYVLAPHLCAAAAEQPLTEPDLELFGPASAALMPQLEQAGLLRRRSNGWFWTRRERAADLTDIRGGGGRPVQVVEASTGRLLGTVDASAAHTAVHDGAVHLHQGRTYLVKHLDLEDSAALVEEANPPYSTVARDTTAISVLETDTEIPWGAGRLCYGSVEVTNQVVSFLRRKLITGEVLGETKLDLPPRTLRTRAVWWTVTEDQLDAARINPEILGGALHAAEHASIGMLPLFATCDRWDIGGVSVPLHPDTLLPTVFVYDGNPGGAGFAERAFHTAARWLTATREAIASCECEAGCPSCIQSPKCGNGNDPLHKRGAVRLLTELLRGAPEEPVPAPPAT
- a CDS encoding STAS domain-containing protein, with translation MDLSLSTRNVSGPGGDRTVVEVGGEIDVYTAPKLREQLVELVNDGSYHLVVDMEGVDFLDSTGLGVLVGGLKRVRAHEGSLRLVCNQERILKIFRITGLTKVFPIHGSVDEAVNATD
- a CDS encoding ATP-binding protein, giving the protein MATVELRFSAQPEHVRTARLVAAAVARRAGVDEAVLDEVRLAVGEACSRAVGLHRTHGVDAPVRVILTEEEKTFSIEVGDEVPGSGGSASAVPGVRGPAPDDELDSGEDEMGLAVISGLVDDVEVSSGESGGVIRMSWPTTPTTVLP
- a CDS encoding sodium-translocating pyrophosphatase codes for the protein MAGLFNPTELDHPTSLAAAVLTDGNRLIVIVIAGVALAALIVAQLLVRQVLAAGEGTESMKKIAAAVQEGANAYLTRQLRTLGVFAVVVFFLLFLLPSDNWSQRVGRSVFFLIGAVFSATTGYIGMRLAVRANVRVAAAAREATPAEGEPEKDLTAVSHKAMKIAFRTGGVVGMFTVGLGLLGASCVVLVYAADAPKVLEGFGLGAALIAMFMRVGGGIFTKAADVGADLVGKVEQGIPEDDPRNAATIADNVGDNVGDCAGMAADLFESYAVTLVAALILGKAAFGDSGLAFPLIVPAIGVVTAMIGIFAVAPRRADRSGMSAINRGFFISAVISLALVAVAVFVYLPSSYAKLNGVTDEVIKNHNGDPRVLALVAVAIGIVLAALIQQLTGYFTETTRRPVRDIGKSSLTGPATVVLAGISIGLESAVYTALLIGLGVYGAFLLGGTSVMLALFAVALAGTGLLTTVGVIVAMDTFGPVSDNAQGIAEMSGDVQGAGAQVLTDLDAVGNTTKAITKGIAIATAVLAASALYGSFKDAIGTAVKDVHAKAGELTLNMDISQPNNLVGLMLGAAVVFLFSGLAINAVSRSAGSVVFEVRRQFREHPGIMDYTEQPEYGRVVDICTKDALRELATPGLLAVLAPITVGFTLGVGALGSYLAGAIGTGTLMAVFLANSGGAWDNAKKLVEDGHFGGKGSEAHAATVIGDTVGDPFKDTAGPAINPLLKVMNLVALLIAPAIVKFSYGDDANPVVRGIVAALAAIVIIGAVYVSKRRSVAVGDEGNSERVAKSADPAVVS